The Acidobacteriota bacterium nucleotide sequence TGCCGAACATTTGCGCGAAGCAGGCTTGGGCCAGGTGTCAGAGATTTTCGATGCGGATGCACCGCATTTGCCGCGTGGGTGTGTGGCGCAGGCGTGGAGTGTGGCGGAACTTTTGAGAGTGGCGGTTGCGCTTGGCCGATAGGCACTGCTGACGAGAAATTGGCTAGTATGCTTTTGACAGGCTGAATGTAACGGAGAGCTAACCGCCTAACGCCCCGATTAACCGGGCGGCTGTTTCGGTTACCAAACCACTCCGCTCCAGTGAGGGCAGTGTACTTGTGACACCATCAATTCGGGCGCGAACTTCCTGCACCAATGGGCCACCAATGGCGACAGCCGCCGCATTGTGGTGGGCTTGCGGTACAAATTCTAAACCTAGCGGTTCAGACAACTGAAAATGCTATAGGCTGAAGCCCGCTGAGCTTCAGCCCATTTTTGAGGTTTACACCTCAACATCACGTGGGGAGTGACAGATTTACGATGCTTGAATGTCAGCTTTCCTTTGTCATTGCGTCAACGATGCGCCGGATTCCAGCCAGAAAGACTCGAAAGCTGTGCGAGCGATTGGCAGCCAGGTCAAGATGCGGCGCGACGGCTCTGGCACCGCCAACTTTCTTGTAGCGTCTGACGAGTTTCTGAAGTTCCTCTGCCGCATTCCCCAACAAATCCGGTTCACGAAACTTGCGCTTCTCGCTCAATTTCTTCAATTGGGGCAACTCAAAAGCGCGGCTAACAGCTTGCATGTCGCCCAGAAACCACGCTTCAAGTTCATGGCAAGCAATGCGGATCAAACTATCGCGCCGGCCCGCCTGCGTGCACAACGTGCGTAAATGATCTTTGAGGTCGTAACAGTTCGCCATATCCTGATCTCGCACAATGACAAAACGCGCTCCAGGATTCTGCCAGGCGCGCAGCTTGCGCGGGATGGAAACTTCCAGATCGCGTTTTCCTTCGTGCGTAATCAGGACACAAGAAATCTCCGGCGGAACGATTTGCGGCAGGATAACTTTGAGCACCTCACGCATCGAGGCCTCTTCCAGAAGAAAGACTAACTCGTTCATTGTGGCCCGGCTCCTGCAAATAACCCCTGCCGCCAAAGCGTACCCGGCAAATCGCCTGCCTCAATCAAGGCTTTCAATTGTGGGTTATCCGCACCCCGCAAAACGCGCGTATAGCCATCCCGTTTCGCCAGCCAGAAGATTTCTTCGAGTTCGACGCCATTCAAAAAATCCGGTGAATGCGTGGAAATAAACACTTGCCCGCCACGCTCGGCATACAACCGGAATTCCTCCGCTAATTCGCGCAACAGTTCCGGGTAAAGCTGATTTTCCGGCTCTTCGACACATAACACCGGATGTGGGCTGGGGTCGTGCAGTAACAGCAGATAGGCAAACATCTTGATGGTGCCATCAGAAACATACCGCGCGATAAACGGGTCTTTGAAAGAACCATCCTGAAATTTGAGCACCAACCGGCCATCTTCCGTTTCAACCGGATTGACCCGTTCGACGCCGGGCACGCGCTGGGCCATTTTTTCCAGGACTTGGTTGAAGAGTGGCCGATGATGCTCGTAAAGATATTGTGCCACGAGCGGCAGATTATCACCGCGTGAGGAAAGATGTTCGGCATATCCGGCTTCTTGGCTAGGCCGGGCATCCGCAATATGAAAATCGGAGACGTGCCAGTTTTCGATCAGTTTGCGAAAGTCGCTCACGACTTTGAAGCGCTCGAATTGCCCCAGCCCTTTGATGGCAAGGATGTCGGCGGATTCCAGTTTCTGATGCTCACGTTTCTGTTCGGCGTCTGGCGTATCGTAGGCTTCTTCATTGGTAATCGCTTCGCCTTCACCAAAGCGGAAATCAAGAAACTTCCAGGGTTGGCCGAAACTGCCGCGGCGGTATTTCAAGACTTCGCGTTCGACCACCGGCAGAGCGTCTTGTAAGGAGACGGCGAGTGAATAGGTGACGCGCGGATCTGTGGGCTTACTACGAAACTTCAACTCAATTTCGATAGGCCCATCCGTGTTACGGCTGACGACTTCACGAAAACCGCCCCGCCGCGCCAGCGCCTGACGCACATTGTGGATCAACGAGTCACGTAAAAACCCAAATACATCAAATAAGGTCGTCTTCCCGCTGCCATTCGCGCCTACAAAAACAGCCATCGAAGGCAGGTTCTCAATCGTCACATCTTTGAAGGCGCGGAAATTCCTGAGCGAAATAGATTCAATTTTCATAGGCTTCTTTTCCGCTCGCGATAATACACCAGACCATTTGTTTGCTGGTAGCTTGGCCCCTTGATTCTCAGATGTGATGACATCACTGACGTTCAACTTCGAATGTATTCACCCGCTCAAACTTACCGGCTATTGATTCGTTCAGAAATGCCGTTTATCTGATCGCCAACGGCCGCATCGTAAAACCCGCCGCCGCGCCTTTGATCTTATTGGTCGCGGCGACGTAACAGAATTCGTAAACCTGATCGCGCGCCAGTCCTTCCAGGTTATGAAACTCGC carries:
- a CDS encoding DUF4276 family protein, which codes for MNELVFLLEEASMREVLKVILPQIVPPEISCVLITHEGKRDLEVSIPRKLRAWQNPGARFVIVRDQDMANCYDLKDHLRTLCTQAGRRDSLIRIACHELEAWFLGDMQAVSRAFELPQLKKLSEKRKFREPDLLGNAAEELQKLVRRYKKVGGARAVAPHLDLAANRSHSFRVFLAGIRRIVDAMTKES
- a CDS encoding AAA family ATPase encodes the protein MKIESISLRNFRAFKDVTIENLPSMAVFVGANGSGKTTLFDVFGFLRDSLIHNVRQALARRGGFREVVSRNTDGPIEIELKFRSKPTDPRVTYSLAVSLQDALPVVEREVLKYRRGSFGQPWKFLDFRFGEGEAITNEEAYDTPDAEQKREHQKLESADILAIKGLGQFERFKVVSDFRKLIENWHVSDFHIADARPSQEAGYAEHLSSRGDNLPLVAQYLYEHHRPLFNQVLEKMAQRVPGVERVNPVETEDGRLVLKFQDGSFKDPFIARYVSDGTIKMFAYLLLLHDPSPHPVLCVEEPENQLYPELLRELAEEFRLYAERGGQVFISTHSPDFLNGVELEEIFWLAKRDGYTRVLRGADNPQLKALIEAGDLPGTLWRQGLFAGAGPQ